TCATCAACATCGTGAGTCGCGCTGCTTGCTGTGCGTCGACAAGGGACAGGTCGTCGCCGACCCTGCCGGTCACGGGCTTGCCGTCCTTGAAGGGCCCGAGGCCGGATACGAACAGTTGATCGCCGGAAGCCACGACAGTCTGGTACGAGCCGAGCGGCCCGACAGGTGCCGGGAGTTCGAGTCCGAGTTCTGCAAGCGTATCCTGAAGGCTTTTGCTCATGGCGGGAATGTCTCCTTGCTGAAAGGCGTTATCAATTCACTTGTTCTGCGGGACCCTGCAAAAGTCTGGCCGCAGGGGGTCACTGGCTGGTGCCTTCGCTGCCTTCGCCGTTACGCGCGACGATCTTTCCGTTGGCGACCACCAGCCTGCGTGGCGGCCGCGCGGCGACCGCATGGGCAATCGTATCCGCGTCGAGCAAAACGAGGTCAGCCCGCGCGCCTGCATGCAGCCCATAGCGGGTGAACCCGCACCCCTGCGCCGCGGTGGCGCTGACGCAATCGAATGCGATGGCCAGATCGTCGTCGCGCCGCAGGTCGTAGCGCATGCCGACCAGCATCGCACGTTCGAGCATATCGGGCGTGCCATAGGGCGACCAGGTGTCGCGTATGCCGTCGTTTCCCGCGAAGATCGTCACGCCCTTTGCAATGCACGTCTTGAGCGACGGCACCGGGACTGACGGCGGCGCGGTGGTCAGCAGGGCCACGCGCAGGTCGGCGAGCCGCGCTAACAGTCCATCGCGTGCGCGCTCCGGCAACGCGCCGAGACAGAACGCGTGACTGACCACCACGCGGCCCTCCATGCCGAGCGCTTCGACGCGGTCCAGCAGTAGATTCAACGTAAACGCGCCGATTTCCCCCGGCTCGTGGAGATGAATATCGATGGGCTTCTGATACCGTTGCGCGATGTCGAACGTGGCGTTCAGCGATGCGACGGGATCGCCGTCGATCAGCGCGGGGTCGAGTGCGCCGAGTACGTCCGCCCCCGCGCCCAGTGCGCGCTCGAGCAGCGTATCGGTGCCTGGGCGGATCAGCATGCCCGACTGCGGGAACGCGACGATCTGCATCTCCATGACGTCGCTCAGCGTGTCGCGCGTGGCCAGCACGCCCTCCAGATGACGCA
The DNA window shown above is from Paraburkholderia sp. BL10I2N1 and carries:
- a CDS encoding amidohydrolase family protein produces the protein MKQSLLITDVRLPDGARVDISIADGHIEAIGPALTRKPGIVHEQGGGALVLPGFVEGHTHLDKTHWGMRWYRNEVGAKLTDRIENERHWRASTAHDAGAQSLALARAFLHAGTTRLRTHVDIDTQAGLRHLEGVLATRDTLSDVMEMQIVAFPQSGMLIRPGTDTLLERALGAGADVLGALDPALIDGDPVASLNATFDIAQRYQKPIDIHLHEPGEIGAFTLNLLLDRVEALGMEGRVVVSHAFCLGALPERARDGLLARLADLRVALLTTAPPSVPVPSLKTCIAKGVTIFAGNDGIRDTWSPYGTPDMLERAMLVGMRYDLRRDDDLAIAFDCVSATAAQGCGFTRYGLHAGARADLVLLDADTIAHAVAARPPRRLVVANGKIVARNGEGSEGTSQ